A genomic stretch from Mustelus asterias unplaced genomic scaffold, sMusAst1.hap1.1 HAP1_SCAFFOLD_63, whole genome shotgun sequence includes:
- the LOC144483346 gene encoding uncharacterized protein LOC144483346 translates to MEKPWKCVDCGKGYRAPSELEVHRRSHTGERPFTCSQCEKGFNQLSSLRTHQRVHTGERPFTCSQCGKGFTRLSHLRTHQRVHTGERPFTCSQCGKGFTQLSSLQRHQRVHTGERPFTCSQCGKGFIELSSLQRHQRVHTGERPFICSQCGKGFTQLSSLQTHQRVHTGERPFTCSQCGEGFTWSSNLQSHQRVHTGERPFTCSQCGEGFTRSSHLQRHQRVHTGERPFTCSQCGKGFIRSSHLRIHQRVHTGERPFTCSQCGKGFRVSSQLLRHQQRGKDTCTMEKPWKCADCGKRYRAPSLLDAHRRSHTGERPFICSQCGEGFALLPSLQSHKRVHTGERPFTCSQCGKGFTVLSTLQRHQRIHTGERLFICSRCRKGFNQLSNLWTHMRIHTGERPFICSRCGKRFTRSSDLRTHQHVHTGERPFTCSQCGKGFTRSSDLRTHQRVHTGERPFTCSQCGKRFTRSSELRTHQRVHTGERPFTCSQCGKGFSHLSTQQKHQHIHTGERPFTCSQCGKRFTQSSHLRRHQRVHTGERPFTCSQCGKGFSQLSNLQRHQRIHMERDHSPALSVGRNSLSYPTC, encoded by the exons atggagaaaccatggaaatgtgtggactgtgggaagggatacagagccccatcagagctggaagttcatcggcgcagccacactggggagaggccattcacctgctctcagtgtgagaagggatttaatcagttatccagcttacggacacaccagcgagttcacactggggagaggccattcacctgctctcagtgtgggaagggatttactcggttatcccacctgcggacacaccagcgagttcacactggggagaggccattcacctgctctcagtgtgggaagggattcactcagttatccagtctgcagagacaccagcgagttcacactggggagaggccgttcacctgctctcagtgtgggaagggattcattgagttatccagcctgcagagacaccagcgagttcacactggggagaggccgttcatctgctctcagtgtgggaagggattcactcagttatccagcctgcagacacaccagcgagttcacactggggagaggccattcacctgctctcagtgtggggagggattcacttggtcatccaacctgcagtcacaccagcgagttcacactggggagagaccatttacctgctctcaatgtggggagggattcactcgatcatcccacctgcagagacaccagcgagttcacactggggagagaccgttcacctgctctcagtgtgggaagggattcattcggtcatcccacctgaggatacaccagcgagttcacactggggagaggccgttcacctgctctcagtgtgggaagggattcagagtttcatcccagctgctgagacatcaacaa agaggcaaggacacctgcaccatggagaaaccatggaaatgtgcagactgtggaaagagatacagagccccctctctgctggatgctcatcggcgcagccacactggggagaggccattcatctgctctcagtgtggggagggattcgctctgttgcccagcctgcagtcacacaagcgagttcacaccggagagagaccgttcacctgctctcagtgtggaaagggattcactgtgttatccactttgcagagacaccagcgaattcacactggggagaggctgtttatctgctctcggtgtaggaagggattcaaccagttatccaatctatggacacacatgcgaattcacactggggagaggccattcatctgctctcgttgtgggaagagattcactcggtcatccgacctgcggacacatcagcacgttcacaccggggagaggccattcacctgctctcagtgtgggaagggattcactcggtcatccgacctgcggacacaccagcgagttcacactggggagaggccattcacctgctctcagtgtgggaagagattcactcggtcatccgagctgcggacacaccagcgagttcacactggggagaggccatttacctgctctcagtgtgggaagggtttcagtcacttatccacccagcagaaacaccagcacattcacactggagagaggccgttcacctgctcacagtgtgggaagagattcactcagtcatcccacctgcggagacaccagcgagttcacactggggagaggccatttacctgctctcagtgtgggaagggtttcagtcagttatccaacctgcagagacaccagcgaattcacatggagagagaccattcacctgctctcagtgtgggacggaattcactcagttatcccacctgttga